A single window of Balaenoptera acutorostrata chromosome X, mBalAcu1.1, whole genome shotgun sequence DNA harbors:
- the CMC4 gene encoding cx9C motif-containing protein 4, with protein MPQKDPCQKQACEIQKCLQANNYMESKCQAVIQELRKCCARYPKGRSLVCSGFEKEEEEKLTLKPT; from the exons ATGCCGCAGAAGGATCCGTGCCAGAAACAAGCCTGTGAAATACAGAAATGTTTACAAG CCAACAACTACATGGAATCTAAGTGTCAGGCTGTCATCCAAGAACTGCGTAAGTGTTGTGCTCGATATCCCAAGGGAAGATCTCTCGTCTGTTCAGGatttgagaaagaagaggaagaaaagctgaCGCTGAAGCCCACATGA
- the MTCP1 gene encoding protein p13 MTCP-1: MAGEDVGAPPDHLWVHQEGIYRDEHQRTWVAVLEEETSFLRARVQQVQVPLGDAARPSHLLTSQLPLMWQLYPEERYMDNNSRLWQIQHHLMVRGVQELLLKLLPDD; this comes from the exons ATGGCAGGAGAGGATGTGGGGGCTCCACCCGATCACCTCTGGGTTCACCAAGAGGGTATCTACCGCGACGAACACCAGCGCACGTGGGTGGCCGTCCTGGAAGAG GAGACGAGTTTCCTAAGGGCACGAGTTCAGCAAGTTCAGGTTCCTTTAGGTGACGCAGCCAGGCCAAGTCACCTTCTCACCTCCCAGCTACCTCTCATGTGGCAACTCTACCCCGAGGAGCGCTACATGGATAACAACTCTCGCTTGTGGCAGATCCAGCATCATTTAATG gTCAGGGGAGTACAGGAGCTGTTGCTTAAGCTTTTGCCTGATGATTAA